From Paenibacillus sp. PL2-23:
CGCGTATAACCATGACTACCTGCTGTGGATTCGCCAGGACTGGCTCGACAAGCTGAACCTTAAGGCGCCTGCCACGCTGGCAGAGCTGGAGACGGTCATGGAGAAGTTCAAAAACGCCAATCCGGACGGCCTGAGCCCGGATCAAGTAACGCCTCTCAGCATCGGCTTCAAGAATAAGCTGAGCTCATGGATGGGTGACCCGTCCTGGATCTTCGGAGCTTACGGCACGCTGCCTGAGCAGTGGAATCTGAGCGCGGACGGCACGCTGGAGTACGGCTCTGTGAATCCTGCAATGAAGCAAGGCCTGGCAACGATGAAGAGCTGGCTGGAGAAGGGCTACATTCCTGCCGAGACGGCGCTGTGGGATGAGAACAAGACATCCGAGCCCGCTGTAGCAGGTACGGCTGGCATTATTCCTGGCCCGTACTGGATGAGCGGCTGGCCGCTGTCCGACACCGTGAAGAACGCTCCCAATGCGGTATGGAAGCCTTATGCGATTCCTGCAGGCCCAGAAGGCAAAGCGATGCGCCATGGCACTCATTTCACGAACGGCGTCACGCTGATCAGCAAGGATATGAAAAACCCAGAGGCTTTGTTCACGTACCAGAACTATATGTTCGAGAACTATGCAGATCCCAAGCCGGGTGGCGTGTTCGACAACGGCCTGTTCAAAAACTACGACTACGACATTGCAGAGGATGGCAAGCTGCTTCGTTGGGATGACATTCCTGGCGGTTATGTGAACGCCGTTCGTTACCTGCTGGTTCGTGACGGCGCGCGTATTCCGGACGCTCAGATGAAAGCTCTCTTGAATCTGGCGGATGGCAAGGAAGCGACTACCCGTCTGGAGAAGGAAGTGCAAAGCGCTTATGGCGCCGAGACGCCTGCGGCAGCGAAGGTGCTGCTGTCTCAGGAGGACATTTCGTTCAAAAACCTGTATACAGGTCCTCCAACGGAGACGATGAGCTCCAAGCTGGACTACCTGAACAAAATCGAGCTTCAAACGTTTAATGAAATTATTTATGGCAAAAAACCGATTGAAGCGTTCGACGAGTTCGTCTCTACCTGGAAAGCGGGCGGCGGCGACAAGATCTCGGAAGAGGTTAACGCTTGGTAT
This genomic window contains:
- a CDS encoding sugar ABC transporter, with the protein product MKAFTKKGFVLALACMMSVSLLGACGKANNDGNTADNPGNAGSTSNENAYQDKYDPPVTISTVWGIDPELKFKNGETIENNVATQWAKDTLGIDIQSIWSVTDSNNAFATKMRLALTSGEQIPDVVTIGDAQLAQDLIDSGLFREVGSLFDQYASDTWKAAMAIDDNVWNPYTRNGERMGIPVLDYAYNHDYLLWIRQDWLDKLNLKAPATLAELETVMEKFKNANPDGLSPDQVTPLSIGFKNKLSSWMGDPSWIFGAYGTLPEQWNLSADGTLEYGSVNPAMKQGLATMKSWLEKGYIPAETALWDENKTSEPAVAGTAGIIPGPYWMSGWPLSDTVKNAPNAVWKPYAIPAGPEGKAMRHGTHFTNGVTLISKDMKNPEALFTYQNYMFENYADPKPGGVFDNGLFKNYDYDIAEDGKLLRWDDIPGGYVNAVRYLLVRDGARIPDAQMKALLNLADGKEATTRLEKEVQSAYGAETPAAAKVLLSQEDISFKNLYTGPPTETMSSKLDYLNKIELQTFNEIIYGKKPIEAFDEFVSTWKAGGGDKISEEVNAWYNSVK